From the Micromonospora lupini genome, one window contains:
- a CDS encoding FAD-dependent oxidoreductase — translation MSTGDADGPVLDTEQFDRLASYGTEEEVQPGQDLYAAGDNSYDFFLLRTATAEAVRDATALEPERLIYRRGPGEFLGELSLLTGQQVFLTVRVVAAGTVVRISAPELRRVLAEQVDIADVLIETFRARRELMRGAAGNALEIVGRPHAAESLELRTYVTQMLLPHVWLDAASPAGRELMRTTGVGEDDLPVAVTAGRVLHRATPGTVAEALGLTYVATARNPDLIVVGAGPAGLAAAVYGASEGLVTVLLDGTGLGGQAAKSARIENYLGFPAGVSGEHLARLAMIQALKFGVQIYAPCAAVGLDVSDESRPVVELADGTRIETSAVVAATGARYRRLDIERWAEFEQSGCIRYAATELDLRGYESQPVAVVGGANSAGQAALSLAARGCTVHLVVRSADLGAKMSTYLADRIHAHPEIRVHTRSTLRELQGDDTLTAIVVASGGERERLVCRGLFCFIGADPASDWMKGIATDDNGFVLTDSRLPPGTHQAPLPFQTSAPRVFAVGDIRSGSTKRVATAVGEGAAAVSAVHAVRAG, via the coding sequence ATGAGCACCGGAGACGCCGACGGCCCTGTCCTCGACACGGAGCAGTTCGACCGCCTCGCCAGCTACGGCACCGAGGAAGAAGTCCAGCCGGGACAGGATCTGTACGCCGCCGGCGACAACTCCTACGACTTCTTCCTGTTGCGGACGGCCACCGCGGAGGCGGTCCGCGACGCGACGGCGCTGGAGCCTGAGCGCCTCATCTACCGGCGCGGACCAGGCGAGTTCCTCGGCGAACTGAGTCTCCTCACCGGGCAGCAGGTCTTCCTCACGGTCCGTGTCGTCGCGGCCGGGACTGTCGTCCGGATCTCGGCCCCGGAACTGCGCCGCGTGCTCGCCGAGCAGGTCGACATCGCCGACGTCCTGATCGAGACGTTCCGCGCTCGGCGTGAACTGATGCGCGGTGCCGCCGGCAACGCCCTGGAGATCGTCGGTCGGCCGCACGCGGCGGAATCGCTGGAGCTGCGCACGTACGTGACCCAGATGCTCCTCCCGCACGTCTGGCTCGACGCGGCCTCGCCGGCCGGTCGGGAGCTCATGCGGACGACAGGCGTCGGCGAGGACGACCTTCCGGTCGCGGTCACGGCCGGACGGGTACTGCATCGCGCCACCCCGGGCACTGTCGCGGAGGCGCTCGGCCTGACCTATGTCGCCACGGCGCGTAATCCTGACCTGATCGTGGTCGGTGCCGGGCCGGCGGGGCTGGCCGCTGCGGTCTACGGCGCGTCCGAGGGCCTCGTCACCGTGTTGCTGGACGGCACCGGCCTGGGCGGCCAGGCGGCCAAGAGCGCGCGGATCGAGAACTACCTCGGCTTCCCCGCAGGTGTCAGCGGCGAGCATCTGGCCCGGCTGGCGATGATCCAGGCGCTGAAGTTCGGCGTGCAGATCTACGCCCCCTGCGCGGCGGTCGGCCTCGATGTCTCGGACGAGTCGCGGCCCGTCGTCGAGCTGGCGGACGGGACCCGAATCGAGACGTCCGCGGTCGTCGCCGCCACCGGAGCGCGTTACCGACGCCTGGACATCGAGCGCTGGGCGGAGTTCGAGCAGAGCGGATGCATCAGGTACGCCGCGACCGAGCTTGACCTGCGCGGCTACGAGTCGCAGCCGGTGGCGGTCGTGGGCGGCGCCAACTCGGCCGGGCAGGCGGCCCTCTCCCTGGCCGCGCGCGGCTGCACTGTGCATCTGGTGGTGCGCTCAGCCGACCTCGGGGCGAAGATGTCGACGTACCTGGCCGACCGGATTCACGCCCATCCGGAGATCCGCGTCCACACCCGCAGCACCCTGCGAGAGCTTCAGGGTGACGACACCCTGACGGCGATCGTCGTGGCGTCGGGGGGCGAACGCGAGAGGCTTGTCTGCCGAGGGCTCTTCTGCTTCATCGGCGCCGACCCGGCGTCGGACTGGATGAAGGGCATCGCCACCGACGACAACGGTTTCGTGCTTACCGACAGCCGGCTGCCTCCCGGCACGCACCAGGCGCCGCTGCCGTTCCAGACCAGCGCTCCCCGTGTCTTCGCGGTCGGCGACATCCGCTCCGGCTCCACCAAGCGGGTGGCCACCGCTGTCGGTGAAGGCGCCGCCGCGGTCTCCGCCGTGCACGCCGTACGGGCCGGCTGA
- a CDS encoding type 1 glutamine amidotransferase domain-containing protein, whose amino-acid sequence MTRVLMVLTSHDQLGDTGHKTGFWLEELAAPYYRFRDAGWDVTLASPRGGRAPLDPKSDEPDFQTDQTRRFTADAEAQRQLETTVRLDSVSVDDFDTVFYPGGHGPLWDLAEDNDSIRLIEQVVAAGKPIALVCHAPGALRHCATSEGKPLVAGKRVTGFTDSEEEYMGLTTVVPFLVEDELVAKGAEFSKAGNFESYVVSDGLLITGQNPASSGPAADQLISLVSRAGA is encoded by the coding sequence ATGACACGGGTACTGATGGTGTTGACCTCGCACGACCAGTTGGGCGACACCGGGCACAAGACCGGCTTCTGGCTCGAGGAGCTGGCCGCGCCCTACTACCGGTTCCGGGACGCGGGGTGGGACGTGACGCTCGCCTCGCCCCGGGGCGGCCGGGCGCCCCTGGACCCGAAGAGCGACGAGCCGGACTTCCAGACCGACCAGACCCGCCGGTTCACGGCGGACGCCGAGGCGCAACGTCAGCTCGAGACGACGGTACGGCTCGACTCGGTGTCCGTCGACGACTTCGACACCGTCTTCTACCCGGGTGGCCACGGCCCTCTCTGGGACCTCGCCGAGGACAACGACTCGATCAGGCTGATCGAGCAGGTCGTCGCGGCGGGCAAGCCGATCGCGCTGGTGTGCCACGCGCCGGGCGCGTTGCGGCACTGCGCGACGTCCGAGGGCAAGCCCCTGGTCGCCGGGAAGCGGGTCACCGGGTTCACCGACAGCGAGGAGGAGTACATGGGCCTGACCACCGTCGTGCCCTTCCTCGTCGAGGACGAGTTGGTCGCCAAGGGCGCCGAGTTCTCCAAGGCGGGTAACTTCGAGTCCTACGTGGTGAGCGACGGGCTGCTCATCACGGGCCAGAACCCGGCTTCCTCGGGTCCGGCGGCGGATCAGCTGATCTCGCTGGTGAGCCGGGCCGGCGCGTAA
- the glsA gene encoding glutaminase A: MPTIKKPRTTAGRIEQAWSGSPDKTSSTDDSGAGEYGKLFASFTVDAQGTVSLTDLANRLLAAGISEADPRLAQVWGELRPAVGAEGPARIDLTRFIALCRAGGGVMEKSLRGDLVIPDFAALRTEIFAIYEGLRGVDEGQVADYIPQLGRVDPEKFGIALCTTDGQRLALGDAETVFCVQSVCKPINYCLALEQHGAEQVHRHVGREPSGRGFNELTLNSEGLPHNPMINSGAIMCCSLLRPSWEMADRFDHVAETWRRLAGGGAVGFNNAVYLSERRTADRNFALGYFMREHRAFPDGTDLTETLEFYFQCCSIEVDARSLSVVAASLANGGVNPLTRERIFSADTVRKCLSLMSSCGMYDYSGEFAFTIGLPAKSGVSGGLMIVVPGVLGICVWSPRLDALGNSVRGVAFCEALVNRFNFHVYDSLATGEDSGKRDPRRGRNEEEVASTTRLLWAASHGDLEYVRLALAAGKDPNSADYDRRTALHLAASEGNLDVVQYLLDRGADPTLRDRWGGTPLYDAERGAHDRVVTVLTSALRAASPAADTHLVRTDASLAAV; the protein is encoded by the coding sequence ATGCCCACGATCAAGAAACCCCGAACCACGGCTGGTCGCATCGAGCAGGCGTGGTCGGGCAGCCCCGACAAAACGTCATCCACCGACGATTCGGGAGCCGGTGAATACGGGAAACTGTTCGCCTCCTTCACCGTCGACGCGCAGGGCACTGTCTCGTTGACCGACCTTGCCAACCGGCTGCTCGCGGCGGGGATCTCGGAGGCTGATCCGCGGCTGGCCCAGGTCTGGGGCGAGCTGCGTCCCGCCGTGGGCGCCGAGGGGCCAGCACGCATCGACCTGACCCGCTTCATCGCACTGTGCAGGGCGGGCGGCGGCGTCATGGAGAAGTCGCTTCGCGGTGATCTCGTCATTCCGGACTTCGCCGCGCTCCGAACGGAGATCTTCGCGATCTACGAAGGGCTCCGGGGTGTCGACGAGGGCCAGGTCGCCGACTACATCCCGCAACTGGGCCGCGTCGATCCGGAGAAGTTCGGAATCGCGTTGTGCACCACCGACGGTCAGCGGCTGGCGCTTGGAGACGCCGAGACTGTCTTCTGCGTCCAGTCGGTCTGCAAACCCATCAACTACTGTCTCGCGCTGGAACAGCACGGCGCCGAGCAGGTCCACAGGCATGTGGGGCGGGAGCCCAGCGGTCGCGGATTCAACGAGCTGACGCTGAACAGCGAAGGGCTCCCGCACAATCCGATGATCAATTCCGGGGCCATCATGTGCTGCTCGCTGCTGCGCCCCAGTTGGGAGATGGCCGACCGCTTCGACCACGTCGCCGAGACGTGGCGCAGGTTGGCCGGTGGCGGGGCGGTCGGGTTCAACAACGCCGTCTACCTCTCGGAACGCCGCACTGCCGACCGGAACTTCGCCCTCGGCTACTTCATGCGTGAGCACCGTGCCTTCCCGGACGGGACGGACCTCACCGAGACGCTTGAGTTCTACTTCCAGTGCTGCTCGATCGAGGTCGACGCACGCTCGCTGTCGGTTGTCGCCGCCTCGCTTGCCAACGGCGGCGTCAATCCCCTCACCAGGGAGCGGATCTTCTCGGCCGACACCGTACGCAAGTGCCTGTCCCTGATGTCGTCGTGCGGGATGTACGACTACTCCGGGGAGTTCGCCTTCACGATCGGTCTGCCGGCGAAGAGCGGCGTCTCGGGCGGACTCATGATCGTGGTTCCCGGCGTGCTGGGCATCTGCGTCTGGTCGCCGCGCCTCGACGCGCTGGGCAACTCCGTCCGAGGGGTCGCCTTCTGCGAGGCCCTCGTCAACCGGTTCAACTTCCACGTCTACGACTCCCTGGCCACCGGCGAGGACTCCGGCAAACGCGACCCGCGGCGCGGGCGCAACGAGGAGGAGGTGGCGTCGACCACGCGGTTGCTGTGGGCCGCCAGCCACGGTGACCTGGAGTACGTCCGGCTCGCGCTGGCGGCGGGAAAGGACCCCAACTCCGCCGACTACGACAGACGTACGGCGCTGCACCTGGCCGCCTCCGAGGGGAACCTCGACGTGGTCCAGTACCTCCTGGACCGCGGGGCCGATCCAACCCTGCGGGACCGTTGGGGAGGCACCCCGCTCTACGACGCCGAGCGAGGCGCACACGACCGGGTCGTCACTGTGCTCACGTCGGCGCTACGCGCTGCGAGTCCGGCAGCGGACACCCACCTCGTGCGAACGGACGCGTCGCTCGCGGCGGTCTGA
- the glnII gene encoding glutamine synthetase — MAYKAEYIWIDGTEPTAKLRSKTKIIADGVEPGTWGFDGSSTNQAEGRSSDRVLEPVATYPDPIRGGAHLLVLCEVFNIDGTPHESNARALLRPVADRFAAQQPLFGIEQEYTFFQGSRPLGFPDGGYPAPQGGYYCGVGADEIYGRGVVEKHLDNCLAAGLTISGINAEVMPGQWEFQVGPLSPLEVADQLWIARWLLHRTAEDYGISATLEPKPARGDWNGAGAHTNFSTGAMRENYAAIIEACESLGRGDKPLKHIRSYGAGVEARLTGAHETAPWSEYSYGVSDRGASVRIPWQVEIDKKGYIEDRRPNANVDPYTVTRLIVDTCCTALEAADLA; from the coding sequence ATGGCGTACAAGGCTGAATACATCTGGATCGACGGCACCGAGCCGACAGCGAAGCTTCGGTCGAAGACGAAGATCATCGCCGACGGCGTCGAGCCGGGTACCTGGGGCTTCGACGGCTCCAGCACCAACCAGGCCGAGGGCCGCAGCTCCGACCGGGTCCTGGAGCCGGTCGCCACGTACCCCGACCCGATCCGCGGTGGGGCGCACCTGCTGGTGCTGTGCGAGGTGTTCAACATCGACGGCACCCCGCACGAGTCGAACGCCCGGGCCCTGCTGCGCCCGGTGGCCGACCGGTTCGCGGCCCAGCAGCCCCTGTTCGGCATCGAGCAGGAGTACACGTTCTTCCAGGGCTCCCGCCCGCTGGGCTTCCCCGACGGTGGCTACCCGGCCCCGCAGGGTGGCTACTACTGCGGTGTCGGCGCGGACGAGATCTATGGCCGCGGCGTGGTCGAGAAGCACCTGGACAACTGCCTGGCCGCCGGCCTGACCATCTCCGGCATCAACGCCGAGGTCATGCCCGGCCAGTGGGAGTTCCAGGTCGGCCCCCTGTCGCCGCTGGAGGTCGCCGACCAGCTCTGGATCGCCCGTTGGCTGCTGCACCGCACGGCCGAGGACTACGGCATCTCGGCCACCCTGGAGCCCAAGCCCGCACGGGGTGACTGGAACGGCGCCGGCGCCCACACCAACTTCTCCACCGGCGCGATGCGCGAGAACTACGCGGCGATCATCGAGGCCTGCGAGTCCCTCGGCCGGGGCGACAAGCCCCTGAAGCACATCCGCAGCTACGGCGCCGGCGTCGAGGCCCGCCTTACCGGCGCCCACGAGACGGCGCCCTGGAGCGAGTACAGCTACGGCGTCTCCGACCGTGGCGCCTCCGTCCGCATCCCGTGGCAGGTGGAGATCGACAAGAAGGGCTACATCGAGGACCGTCGACCGAATGCCAACGTCGACCCGTACACCGTCACCCGGCTCATCGTCGACACCTGCTGCACCGCCTTGGAGGCGGCGGACCTCGCCTGA
- a CDS encoding ammonium transporter, protein MPEGFDAGDTAFVLTSAALVMLMTPGLAFFYGGMVRAKSVVNMLLMSFVSLGIVSVLWVAYGYSLAFGEDVGGRGLVGDLSNVGMGGISDTTLTGSVPVLAFAVFQMMFAVITPALISGAIADRARFGAWMLFVALWVTVVYFPVAHWVWQSDGWIYRLGVKDFAGGTAVHINAGMAALGALLVLGNRVGFRRESMRAHSLPLVMLGSGLLWFGWFGFNAGSALAANGTASVAFMNTQVAAGAGLIGWLLWERVRKGGFTSLGAASGAVAGLVAITPACAVVNVWGAIAIGVIAGVGCAWAVSLKDRFGYDDSLDVVAVHAVGGVVGTLLIGVFDVTDGLVAGAGAGQLLKQAIGAVAVAAYSLALTWLLVKIIDVTIGFRVTRSDEVTGIDQILHTENAYDFATREADTVPAGTIGTWSHSPTARHQSVGDSTGPSAR, encoded by the coding sequence ATGCCCGAAGGCTTCGACGCGGGTGACACCGCATTCGTCCTGACCAGCGCCGCGCTGGTCATGCTGATGACCCCGGGACTGGCGTTCTTCTACGGCGGCATGGTGCGCGCGAAGAGCGTTGTCAACATGCTGCTGATGAGCTTCGTCAGCCTGGGCATCGTCAGCGTTCTCTGGGTGGCCTACGGATACTCGCTCGCCTTCGGCGAGGACGTGGGTGGGCGCGGACTTGTCGGTGACCTGTCAAACGTGGGCATGGGCGGAATCTCCGACACCACGTTGACCGGCAGCGTTCCGGTGCTTGCCTTCGCGGTCTTCCAGATGATGTTCGCTGTCATCACGCCGGCGCTGATCAGCGGGGCGATCGCCGACCGCGCCAGGTTCGGCGCGTGGATGCTGTTCGTCGCCCTCTGGGTGACAGTTGTCTACTTCCCGGTGGCCCACTGGGTCTGGCAGTCCGACGGCTGGATCTACAGGCTCGGCGTCAAGGACTTCGCCGGAGGCACTGCGGTCCACATCAACGCGGGCATGGCCGCCCTCGGTGCGCTACTGGTGCTCGGCAATCGGGTCGGCTTCCGGCGGGAGTCGATGCGGGCGCACAGCCTGCCCCTCGTGATGCTCGGCTCGGGCCTGCTCTGGTTCGGCTGGTTCGGATTCAACGCCGGATCGGCCCTCGCCGCGAACGGCACCGCAAGTGTCGCCTTCATGAACACGCAGGTGGCGGCCGGCGCCGGTCTGATCGGCTGGCTTCTGTGGGAGCGGGTCCGCAAGGGCGGTTTCACCTCGCTTGGCGCCGCCTCGGGAGCGGTCGCCGGCCTGGTGGCCATCACCCCGGCCTGCGCGGTCGTGAACGTCTGGGGTGCGATCGCCATCGGTGTCATCGCCGGCGTCGGCTGCGCCTGGGCCGTCAGCCTGAAGGACCGGTTCGGCTACGACGACTCGCTCGACGTCGTGGCTGTGCACGCGGTCGGCGGTGTCGTCGGCACCCTCCTCATCGGGGTCTTCGACGTGACAGACGGCCTCGTGGCAGGTGCTGGCGCGGGCCAGTTGCTGAAGCAGGCGATCGGCGCCGTCGCCGTCGCGGCGTACTCCCTGGCGCTGACGTGGCTGCTGGTCAAGATCATTGATGTGACCATCGGTTTCCGGGTGACGCGTTCGGACGAGGTCACCGGGATCGACCAGATCCTGCACACCGAGAACGCCTACGACTTCGCCACGAGGGAGGCGGACACCGTTCCGGCCGGCACGATCGGCACCTGGTCGCACTCCCCGACCGCCCGACACCAGAGTGTCGGTGACTCCACCGGGCCGTCGGCCCGCTGA
- a CDS encoding GNAT family N-acetyltransferase, protein MDVLTAAGRRLHLRRATLTDLEAVNHLHRWECSAKSRRARYHASRDRIRHAEWRHLIDPDRGYTFLIACPQWPGPIGLAHLLWQDGGPPEIALLIADAWQGRGVGTAVARHVVGLAVAHGHSVQQARIRSENAPAIRLANRFRAIIDDAA, encoded by the coding sequence GTGGACGTGCTGACAGCCGCCGGGCGCCGACTGCACCTTCGCCGCGCCACTCTCACCGATCTTGAGGCGGTCAACCACCTGCACCGCTGGGAATGCTCCGCGAAGAGCCGCAGGGCCCGCTACCACGCATCGCGAGACCGGATCCGCCACGCCGAGTGGCGGCACCTGATCGACCCTGATCGCGGCTACACGTTCCTCATCGCCTGCCCGCAGTGGCCGGGGCCGATCGGTCTCGCACACCTGTTGTGGCAGGACGGCGGCCCGCCGGAGATCGCACTGTTGATCGCTGACGCATGGCAGGGCCGTGGAGTCGGCACCGCGGTGGCCCGGCACGTGGTCGGCCTCGCCGTCGCACACGGCCACTCCGTGCAACAAGCCCGTATCAGGTCGGAAAACGCTCCGGCCATCCGCCTGGCGAATCGCTTCCGCGCCATCATCGACGACGCGGCCTGA
- a CDS encoding cold-shock protein, producing MWAVGKVIRFDETRGYGFIAPAKGGEDIFVHANDFGEQRHLVHPGMRVEYEVEAGDRGLKVAALRIVDPVAVSRPERAPDIVPTRTGQTGEDDGMCDVLSPREFTYEVTELLIERVPTLTGAQIAAIRQSLVDHARSHGWVES from the coding sequence GTGTGGGCGGTAGGTAAGGTCATCCGGTTCGACGAGACACGTGGTTACGGTTTCATCGCGCCAGCGAAGGGCGGCGAGGACATTTTCGTCCACGCCAACGACTTCGGCGAGCAACGGCATCTGGTGCATCCCGGCATGCGGGTCGAGTACGAGGTGGAGGCCGGCGACCGTGGTCTGAAGGTGGCGGCCCTGCGGATCGTCGATCCGGTCGCGGTCTCCCGGCCGGAACGGGCACCGGACATCGTGCCGACGCGGACCGGGCAGACCGGTGAGGATGACGGGATGTGTGACGTCCTGTCGCCCCGCGAGTTCACCTACGAGGTGACGGAGTTGCTGATCGAGCGGGTGCCGACGCTGACCGGGGCCCAGATCGCCGCGATCCGGCAGTCGCTGGTCGACCACGCCAGATCGCACGGTTGGGTCGAGAGCTGA
- a CDS encoding ABC transporter ATP-binding protein — translation MSMEFTAWTSLHHAMNAQEERPLSRVTLKRVAGFARPHRALIIRFLLLSVVTAVLTVAAPVLAGRVVEAIVDGADSGVVIRLAVLIAVIALAEAGLGLVTRFLSASIGEGLIVQLRTAVFDHVQRMPVAFFTRTRTGALVSRLNNDVIGAQRAFSDTLSGVVGNAVTLALTLAVMLSFSWQITVLVLVLLPVFVLPARRMGSKLAQLQREAAEHNAAMSTRMTERFSAPGATLVKLYGRPAEESAEFAARARRVRDIGIRAAMLQWVFITALTVVGSLALALVYGLGGLYALRGSLDAGTVVALALLLSRLYAPLTSLASARVEVMSALVSFERVFEVLDLKPLILDRPDARPLPDGPVAVEFDKVRFGYPSADKVSLASLEDVVKLDARGGEEVLHGVSFRAEAGQMVALVGSSGAGKSTIAQLLPRLYDVEDGAVTLADVDVRDLSAEAIRTALGVVTQDGHLFHESIRANLAFAQPDATEDEMWEVLRRARLDDLIRSLPDGLDTVVGERGYRLSGGERQRLTIARLLLARPRVVILDEATAHLDSTSEAAVQEALAEALTGRTSVVIAHRLSTIRAADQILVVEDGRIVERGRHGDLLAAGGRYQELYRTQFDQAQPTVQEQRVAV, via the coding sequence ATGAGCATGGAATTTACCGCGTGGACGTCTCTGCACCACGCGATGAACGCGCAGGAAGAACGACCGCTGTCCCGTGTCACCCTGAAGCGCGTCGCGGGGTTCGCGCGGCCGCACCGGGCCCTGATCATCAGGTTCCTGCTGTTGAGTGTGGTGACGGCGGTCCTCACGGTGGCGGCACCGGTCCTCGCCGGACGGGTGGTGGAGGCGATCGTCGACGGCGCCGACAGCGGCGTCGTCATCCGGTTGGCGGTGCTGATCGCCGTGATCGCCCTGGCCGAAGCCGGCCTGGGTCTGGTGACGCGGTTCCTGTCCGCCAGCATCGGTGAGGGGCTCATCGTGCAACTGCGGACGGCCGTCTTCGACCACGTCCAACGCATGCCGGTGGCGTTCTTCACCCGGACGCGCACCGGTGCGCTTGTCAGCCGCCTGAACAACGACGTGATCGGCGCGCAGCGGGCCTTCAGCGACACCCTGTCCGGGGTCGTCGGCAACGCTGTCACCCTGGCGCTGACGCTTGCGGTGATGCTCAGTTTCTCGTGGCAGATCACGGTGCTGGTGCTCGTGCTGCTGCCCGTCTTCGTCCTCCCGGCGCGCCGGATGGGTTCGAAGCTCGCCCAGCTGCAGCGTGAGGCGGCCGAACACAACGCGGCCATGAGCACACGGATGACCGAACGTTTCTCCGCGCCCGGCGCGACCCTGGTCAAGCTGTACGGGCGGCCGGCCGAGGAGTCGGCCGAGTTCGCGGCACGGGCGCGTCGGGTGCGGGACATCGGCATCCGTGCCGCCATGCTCCAGTGGGTCTTCATCACCGCGCTCACCGTCGTCGGCTCGCTGGCGCTGGCGCTGGTCTACGGGCTGGGTGGTCTCTACGCCCTCCGGGGCAGCCTCGATGCCGGGACCGTGGTTGCCCTCGCGCTGTTGCTGTCGCGCCTCTACGCGCCGTTGACCTCGCTGGCGAGCGCTCGGGTGGAGGTGATGAGCGCGCTGGTGAGCTTCGAGCGGGTGTTCGAGGTTCTCGACCTCAAGCCGCTGATCCTCGACCGGCCCGACGCGCGTCCGCTTCCCGACGGGCCGGTCGCCGTGGAGTTCGACAAGGTCCGGTTCGGCTACCCCTCGGCGGACAAGGTGTCGCTCGCGTCCCTGGAGGACGTGGTGAAGCTCGATGCCCGCGGCGGCGAGGAGGTGCTGCACGGGGTGTCGTTCCGCGCCGAGGCGGGGCAGATGGTCGCCCTCGTCGGCTCCTCCGGGGCGGGCAAGTCGACGATCGCGCAGCTCCTCCCCCGCCTCTACGACGTCGAGGACGGCGCGGTGACGCTCGCCGACGTCGACGTACGCGACCTGTCGGCCGAGGCGATCCGGACCGCGCTGGGCGTGGTCACCCAGGACGGGCATCTCTTCCACGAGAGCATCCGCGCCAACCTGGCGTTCGCTCAGCCGGACGCGACGGAGGACGAGATGTGGGAGGTGCTTCGGCGGGCCCGCCTCGACGACCTGATCCGCTCACTTCCCGATGGGCTCGACACGGTCGTCGGTGAACGCGGGTACCGGCTGTCGGGCGGGGAACGGCAACGCCTCACCATCGCCCGGCTGTTGCTGGCCCGTCCGCGCGTGGTCATCCTCGACGAGGCCACCGCACACCTCGACTCCACCTCCGAGGCGGCGGTTCAGGAGGCCCTCGCCGAAGCCCTGACCGGCCGGACGAGTGTCGTCATCGCGCACCGGCTCTCCACCATCCGTGCGGCGGACCAGATCCTCGTCGTCGAGGACGGTCGCATCGTCGAGCGTGGGCGACACGGCGACCTGCTCGCCGCCGGTGGCCGGTATCAGGAGTTGTACCGCACCCAGTTCGACCAGGCCCAGCCGACGGTGCAGGAGCAACGCGTCGCCGTCTGA
- a CDS encoding PepSY domain-containing protein, which yields MKRTNLLLATVGGSAVLAVAGVALGVAAANDTRTGDTALAAATVAPTGTDAPDDSATTAAPGTSGTPSASTPSGTPSSGTPSIGAAPTGSAVDEKRAGEIALARAGGGQIVEVEAEQENGRPVWSVEIIAGDTEHEVDVDRDNGSVVKAEQEPIDDDNDDD from the coding sequence ATGAAGCGCACCAATCTGCTTCTGGCTACGGTCGGCGGCTCGGCGGTGCTGGCGGTGGCCGGGGTCGCGCTGGGCGTCGCCGCCGCGAACGACACGCGGACCGGCGACACGGCGCTCGCCGCGGCGACCGTTGCCCCGACGGGCACGGACGCGCCGGACGACAGCGCCACCACCGCCGCGCCGGGCACCAGCGGCACGCCGTCGGCAAGCACCCCATCGGGTACGCCGTCGAGCGGCACGCCGTCGATCGGCGCCGCACCGACGGGCAGCGCGGTCGACGAGAAGCGCGCCGGTGAGATCGCGCTCGCCAGGGCCGGTGGCGGCCAGATCGTCGAGGTCGAGGCCGAGCAGGAGAACGGCCGGCCGGTGTGGAGCGTCGAGATCATCGCCGGCGACACCGAGCACGAGGTGGACGTCGACCGGGACAACGGCTCGGTGGTGAAGGCCGAGCAGGAGCCGATCGACGACGACAACGACGACGACTGA
- a CDS encoding GNAT family N-acetyltransferase, which translates to MKPSTLTITSMTTAAEAEAFRTLNEEWISHFFTIEESDRKTLNDPFAAIVEPGGDVLIVRDGGEIIGCVALVRSSDDVFELSKMTVLPSARGRGLGRQLIEAAIERARQLGATTLFLGSNTKLADAVHLYETAGFQHVGPEQIPLPPYARADVFMKMVL; encoded by the coding sequence ATGAAGCCGAGCACGCTGACCATCACGTCCATGACGACCGCTGCGGAGGCCGAAGCCTTCCGGACGCTCAACGAAGAATGGATCTCCCACTTCTTCACCATCGAGGAGTCGGACCGCAAGACGCTCAACGACCCGTTCGCCGCCATCGTCGAGCCGGGTGGCGACGTGCTCATCGTCCGCGACGGCGGGGAGATCATCGGCTGTGTCGCACTGGTCCGCAGCTCGGACGACGTCTTCGAACTGTCGAAGATGACCGTGCTCCCGTCGGCGCGCGGCAGGGGTCTCGGCCGTCAGCTCATCGAGGCGGCGATCGAGCGCGCCCGCCAACTCGGCGCGACAACCCTGTTCCTGGGCAGTAACACCAAGCTTGCCGACGCCGTGCACCTCTACGAAACTGCCGGCTTCCAGCACGTCGGTCCGGAACAGATCCCGCTGCCGCCGTACGCCCGCGCCGACGTCTTCATGAAGATGGTGCTCTGA